One part of the Flavobacterium johnsoniae UW101 genome encodes these proteins:
- a CDS encoding DUF4254 domain-containing protein, producing the protein MFSKLAYSVFEQSIKDYHQFDNVDQPINNPYPKDKFEHLLYLKNWIDTVQWHFEDIIRDPQIDPVAALTLKRRIDASNQERTDMVEYIDSYFLQKYSDVQAKDGAKINSESPAWAFDRLSILALKIYHMNEEATRAEATQEHRDKCQEKLNVLLEQRTDLSTAIEELLTDIENGDKFMKVYKQMKMYNDDELNPVLYQNKK; encoded by the coding sequence ATGTTTTCAAAATTAGCATATTCAGTTTTCGAACAAAGCATCAAAGATTATCACCAGTTTGATAATGTTGATCAGCCAATTAACAATCCATATCCAAAAGATAAATTTGAACATTTATTATATCTAAAAAACTGGATTGATACTGTACAATGGCATTTTGAAGATATCATTCGTGATCCGCAGATTGATCCTGTAGCAGCTTTGACTTTAAAAAGAAGAATCGATGCTTCAAATCAGGAGCGTACAGATATGGTTGAATATATCGACAGTTACTTTTTGCAAAAATACAGTGATGTACAAGCAAAAGACGGAGCAAAAATTAACTCTGAAAGTCCTGCCTGGGCATTTGACAGATTATCAATTTTAGCATTGAAAATTTATCACATGAACGAAGAAGCTACTCGTGCAGAAGCAACTCAGGAACACAGAGATAAATGTCAGGAAAAATTAAATGTACTTTTAGAACAAAGAACAGATTTATCTACAGCAATCGAAGAATTATTGACAGATATTGAAAACGGCGATAAATTCATGAAAGTGTACAAACAAATGAAAATGTACAACGACGACGAATTGAACCCGGTTTTATATCAAAATAAAAAATAA
- a CDS encoding phenylacetate--CoA ligase family protein, with translation MILLFDISLQLNGFPIKKAKTELDKIVRFSEKEFASFLESKKTEIVDFHLKNNPFYKGLAGNATAQNWENLPVLNKQNLQKPLEERLSKGYSKKNVYLNKTSGSSGTPFVFAKDKYSHALTWASNIMRFGWFGINFNHSYQARFYGIPMDFIGYQKERFKDFLTHRYRFPVFDLSNEVLEKFLQKFKTKKFDYLNGYTSSIVLFAKFLEQKNIILNEICPTIKACFVTSEMLFEMDKKLLEKQFGIPIISEYGASELDLIAFENPQGEWQVNAETLFVEILDENNNPVPNGTEGKIVITSLFNKANPFIRYEIGDIGILDEKSTPQKPILKKLIGRTNDVAILPSGKKSPGLTFYYVTKSIIEDDGNVKEFIIKQTKLDTFEIEYIAEKELISAQIEKIKDAIDLYLEPNLNFIFSKKIKIDRNKSGKLKQFSSLL, from the coding sequence ATGATCCTCCTTTTTGATATTTCTCTTCAATTAAATGGTTTTCCTATAAAGAAGGCTAAAACCGAATTGGATAAAATTGTTCGTTTTTCTGAAAAAGAATTTGCTTCATTTCTTGAAAGCAAGAAAACAGAAATTGTTGATTTTCATCTCAAAAACAATCCTTTTTACAAAGGATTAGCAGGAAATGCAACGGCTCAAAATTGGGAAAATCTTCCTGTTTTAAATAAACAAAATTTACAAAAACCACTGGAAGAAAGACTTTCAAAAGGTTATTCTAAAAAAAATGTTTACCTCAACAAAACATCCGGATCAAGCGGAACTCCTTTTGTTTTTGCCAAAGACAAATATTCGCATGCTTTAACCTGGGCATCTAATATTATGCGTTTTGGCTGGTTTGGAATTAATTTTAATCATTCGTACCAGGCACGTTTTTATGGAATTCCAATGGATTTTATTGGATATCAAAAAGAACGTTTCAAGGATTTCTTAACACATCGTTATCGTTTTCCGGTTTTTGATTTATCTAATGAAGTTTTGGAGAAATTTCTACAGAAATTCAAAACAAAAAAATTCGATTACCTCAACGGATATACCAGTTCTATTGTTTTGTTTGCTAAATTTTTAGAACAAAAAAACATTATTTTAAATGAAATTTGCCCAACCATAAAAGCTTGTTTTGTTACTTCGGAAATGCTTTTTGAAATGGATAAAAAATTGCTGGAAAAACAATTCGGAATTCCAATTATCAGCGAATACGGCGCATCTGAACTAGATTTGATTGCTTTTGAAAACCCTCAAGGCGAATGGCAGGTAAATGCAGAAACTTTGTTTGTTGAAATTTTAGATGAAAACAATAATCCTGTTCCAAACGGTACAGAAGGAAAAATTGTAATTACTTCTCTTTTTAATAAAGCAAATCCTTTTATTCGATATGAAATTGGCGATATTGGAATTCTCGACGAAAAAAGCACTCCGCAAAAACCAATTCTAAAAAAACTTATTGGAAGAACAAACGACGTTGCGATTTTACCAAGCGGTAAAAAATCGCCTGGTTTGACCTTTTATTATGTAACCAAAAGCATAATTGAAGATGATGGAAATGTAAAAGAATTTATCATTAAACAAACCAAATTAGATACTTTTGAAATAGAATATATTGCTGAAAAAGAGTTAATTTCGGCGCAGATTGAAAAAATAAAAGATGCAATTGATTTGTATCTGGAACCTAATTTAAATTTTATCTTTTCTAAAAAAATAAAAATAGATCGAAACAAAAGTGGAAAACTAAAACAGTTTTCATCATTGCTGTAA
- the wecB gene encoding non-hydrolyzing UDP-N-acetylglucosamine 2-epimerase, whose protein sequence is MKITIIAGARPNFIKIAPIINAIKQKQNEGFDISFRLVHTGQHYDKNLSDTFFEELNIPQPDINLEVKSGSQAEQTAAIMIAFEKELIQNPCDLVLVVGDVNSTMACSIVAKKCNTKVAHVEAGIRSGDLTMPEEINRMLTDSITDYFFTTSTSASENLLKLGSDPNNIHFVGNVMIDTLYQNINRISAPDFWNEHKLSEKKYIVLTLHRPANVDEVSSLIKLLEGIDLLANDKKIIFPIHPRTQAILKESKTDFRNIIFVLPQGYLNFMYLIKNSFAVITDSGGISEETTVLGIPCFTMRDNTERPETETIGSNTIVGTSLENLKKVFGSFLQNGAKKCGIPDLWDGKASERIISILLDKK, encoded by the coding sequence ATGAAAATTACCATAATTGCAGGTGCAAGACCTAACTTTATCAAAATAGCTCCCATAATAAATGCTATAAAGCAAAAACAAAATGAAGGATTTGATATTTCATTTCGTTTAGTACATACTGGCCAGCATTATGATAAAAATTTAAGTGATACTTTTTTTGAAGAACTAAACATTCCTCAGCCCGATATCAATTTAGAAGTTAAAAGCGGTTCTCAAGCAGAACAAACAGCAGCAATTATGATTGCCTTTGAAAAAGAGTTAATTCAAAACCCTTGTGATTTGGTTTTAGTTGTTGGCGATGTAAATTCGACAATGGCTTGTTCTATTGTTGCCAAAAAATGTAATACAAAAGTGGCACATGTAGAAGCCGGAATCCGTTCTGGAGATTTAACTATGCCTGAAGAAATCAACCGAATGCTCACAGACAGTATTACCGATTACTTTTTTACAACCTCAACTTCAGCATCAGAAAATTTATTAAAATTAGGTTCAGATCCTAACAATATTCACTTTGTGGGAAATGTTATGATCGACACTTTATATCAAAATATTAATAGAATTTCGGCTCCAGATTTTTGGAACGAACATAAATTAAGCGAAAAAAAATATATCGTTCTAACTTTGCACCGCCCAGCAAATGTTGATGAAGTTTCATCGCTTATTAAATTATTGGAGGGAATCGATCTTTTGGCAAATGATAAGAAGATAATCTTTCCTATTCATCCAAGAACTCAGGCTATTTTAAAAGAAAGTAAAACTGATTTTAGAAATATTATTTTTGTTTTACCTCAAGGTTATCTGAATTTTATGTATTTAATTAAAAATAGTTTTGCTGTCATTACAGATAGCGGCGGTATTTCTGAAGAAACAACTGTTCTTGGAATTCCATGTTTTACAATGCGGGATAATACCGAAAGACCTGAAACAGAAACTATTGGTTCTAATACAATTGTAGGGACTTCTTTAGAAAATCTGAAAAAAGTTTTTGGCAGTTTTTTACAAAACGGTGCTAAAAAGTGCGGTATTCCAGATTTATGGGACGGAAAGGCATCTGAAAGAATTATTTCTATT
- a CDS encoding DUF6427 family protein, which translates to MITSVFKKSTPLNYSLVVILILVFFFMFQIRETTWINSYFTIFQKISLLCFIFASFFMVNFIVKKNGLSKDNGYAIFFYLLFLLFFPTVFNNPNVVYANFFILLALRRLISLQSLKASKEKIFDASFWIFVASLFQFWSVLFLILVFISIIFHVSRDYRNWVLPFIALLAVSIIFFMISLMFNIDAAKFFQERAVIDFRIDYFKDNYENGALSIYAAVVVFFVFSMLTTLSNRPQIVHTSYKKVVACFFIAVLVYIISPDKSNDLLLFSIAPLAMMAASHVEYMQQKLNNEIVFYVLILCSLFTFFSQL; encoded by the coding sequence ATGATAACAAGTGTTTTTAAAAAATCTACGCCATTAAATTATTCCTTGGTTGTAATTTTGATACTGGTTTTCTTCTTTATGTTTCAAATTCGAGAAACAACTTGGATAAATTCTTATTTTACGATATTTCAAAAAATAAGTTTATTGTGCTTTATTTTTGCTTCTTTTTTTATGGTAAATTTTATCGTAAAGAAGAATGGGCTTAGTAAAGACAATGGTTACGCAATATTTTTCTATTTATTATTTCTATTATTTTTTCCAACAGTATTTAATAATCCAAATGTAGTTTATGCCAACTTTTTTATTTTATTGGCATTACGAAGATTGATTTCACTGCAGTCTTTAAAAGCATCAAAAGAAAAAATATTTGATGCTTCATTCTGGATTTTTGTAGCTTCTTTATTTCAATTTTGGAGTGTTCTCTTTTTAATACTGGTTTTTATATCCATTATTTTTCACGTTTCAAGAGATTATAGAAACTGGGTTTTGCCATTTATTGCACTCTTAGCAGTATCAATAATCTTTTTCATGATTTCATTAATGTTCAATATCGACGCTGCGAAATTCTTTCAGGAACGTGCAGTAATCGATTTTAGAATAGATTATTTTAAAGATAATTACGAAAACGGAGCACTTTCAATATATGCGGCAGTAGTTGTATTTTTTGTATTTTCAATGCTGACTACCTTGTCAAACAGACCGCAAATTGTACATACTTCTTATAAAAAAGTAGTAGCCTGTTTTTTTATTGCTGTTCTTGTTTACATCATTTCGCCAGATAAAAGCAATGACTTATTATTGTTTAGTATTGCACCATTAGCCATGATGGCAGCCAGTCATGTTGAATATATGCAGCAAAAACTCAATAACGAAATTGTATTTTATGTGCTGATTTTGTGCAGCTTATTTACTTTTTTCTCTCAGTTATAA
- the upp gene encoding uracil phosphoribosyltransferase, which yields MKIHYISENNSVLNHFLGQIRNVNVQNDSMRFRRNIERIGEIMAYELSKILPYKEVEIQTPLGIKKTTEIDTDLVLCPILRAGLPLHNGFLNYFDHAENSFVSACRYHPNGDDEFEILVEYQAISNLNNKTVLLLDPMLATGQSIVAVHKKLIENAAPAEFHIVVVIAAPEGIAHLEENLPENCHLWVASLDEKLNEKNYIVPGLGDAGDLAYGSKL from the coding sequence ATGAAAATTCATTATATATCTGAAAACAATAGTGTTCTAAATCATTTTCTGGGACAAATTAGAAATGTAAATGTGCAGAACGACAGCATGCGTTTTAGAAGAAATATTGAACGCATTGGCGAAATTATGGCTTATGAATTAAGCAAAATTTTACCTTACAAAGAGGTTGAAATTCAAACGCCGCTTGGCATTAAAAAAACTACTGAAATAGATACTGATTTGGTTTTATGTCCAATTTTAAGAGCCGGATTGCCGCTTCATAACGGATTTTTAAATTATTTCGATCATGCCGAAAACAGTTTTGTTTCTGCCTGCAGATATCATCCAAATGGTGATGATGAATTCGAAATTTTAGTTGAATATCAGGCTATTTCAAATTTAAATAACAAAACCGTTTTGCTTCTGGATCCAATGCTGGCAACAGGACAATCTATAGTGGCGGTTCACAAAAAATTAATTGAAAACGCTGCACCTGCAGAATTTCACATTGTTGTAGTTATTGCTGCTCCAGAAGGAATAGCACATCTTGAGGAAAATCTTCCTGAAAATTGTCATTTGTGGGTGGCATCATTAGACGAAAAACTTAACGAGAAAAACTACATTGTTCCTGGTCTTGGCGATGCCGGCGATCTTGCTTACGGAAGTAAATTATAA
- a CDS encoding DUF6341 family protein, producing MKAFFEGIQYLFVNILFAPLDFLRRLELVTWFGANTINWIFMIICACAIVYWIKQLRIFDDAGTENQDTTAHSFLK from the coding sequence ATGAAAGCTTTTTTTGAAGGAATTCAATACTTATTCGTTAACATTTTGTTTGCTCCGCTTGACTTTTTACGTCGTTTGGAATTAGTTACATGGTTTGGCGCAAATACTATTAACTGGATTTTCATGATCATCTGTGCATGTGCAATCGTTTATTGGATTAAACAATTACGCATTTTTGATGATGCCGGAACAGAAAACCAAGATACAACAGCTCATTCATTTTTAAAATAA
- the purD gene encoding phosphoribosylamine--glycine ligase: protein MTILLLGSGGREHAFAWKMTQSPLCEKLFVVPGNAGTAAIAENVAISPTDFEAVKALVLKENISLVVVGPEDPLVKGVYDYFKNDDSLKHIPVIGPSKLGAQLEGSKEFAKEFLMKHNIPTAAYDSFTAETVEEGCKFLETLQPPYVLKADGLAAGKGVLIIQDLEEAKTELRNMLVHAKFGTASSKVVIEEFLDGIELSCFVLTDGKSYKILPTAKDYKRIGEGDTGLNTGGMGAVSPVPYVDAVLMEKIETRIVKPTIEGFQKDGIEYKGFVFIGLINVKGEPIVIEYNVRMGDPETEVVVPRLKSDLVELFLSVADQKLGDFNLEVDPRSATTVMVVSGGYPEDFEKGKVISGLENITDSIVFHAGTKLDGKNVVTNGGRVIAVTSYGDNFQEAIKKSYQNIDKLSFDKMYFRKDIGFDLI from the coding sequence ATGACAATTTTACTATTGGGATCAGGCGGAAGAGAGCATGCATTTGCATGGAAAATGACTCAAAGTCCGCTTTGCGAAAAACTTTTTGTAGTACCGGGAAATGCAGGAACTGCTGCAATTGCTGAAAACGTTGCAATATCTCCAACTGATTTTGAAGCAGTAAAAGCATTAGTGCTTAAAGAAAATATAAGTTTAGTAGTCGTAGGCCCAGAAGATCCGTTGGTAAAAGGAGTTTACGATTATTTTAAAAACGACGATAGTTTAAAACATATTCCGGTTATTGGGCCATCAAAACTTGGGGCGCAGTTAGAAGGAAGTAAAGAATTTGCAAAAGAATTCTTGATGAAACATAATATCCCAACTGCAGCTTATGACAGTTTTACTGCCGAAACTGTTGAAGAAGGATGTAAGTTTCTGGAAACTTTGCAGCCTCCTTACGTTTTAAAAGCCGACGGTTTAGCGGCTGGAAAAGGAGTTTTGATTATTCAGGATCTTGAAGAAGCAAAAACAGAATTACGCAACATGCTGGTTCACGCTAAATTTGGAACAGCAAGTTCAAAAGTAGTTATTGAAGAATTCTTAGATGGAATCGAATTAAGCTGTTTCGTTTTAACAGATGGAAAAAGCTATAAAATTCTTCCAACTGCAAAAGATTATAAAAGAATTGGTGAAGGAGACACAGGTTTAAATACAGGCGGAATGGGAGCAGTTTCTCCAGTTCCTTATGTGGATGCTGTTTTGATGGAAAAAATTGAAACACGTATCGTAAAACCAACAATCGAAGGTTTTCAAAAAGATGGAATCGAATACAAAGGATTTGTATTTATTGGTCTTATCAATGTAAAAGGAGAACCAATCGTTATTGAATACAATGTAAGAATGGGAGATCCTGAAACTGAAGTTGTGGTTCCAAGATTAAAATCTGACTTGGTTGAATTGTTTTTGTCTGTTGCAGATCAAAAATTAGGAGACTTTAATTTAGAAGTTGATCCAAGAAGCGCAACAACTGTAATGGTAGTTTCTGGCGGATATCCTGAAGATTTTGAAAAAGGAAAAGTAATTTCTGGATTAGAAAATATTACAGATTCGATAGTTTTTCACGCAGGAACAAAATTAGATGGCAAAAATGTCGTTACTAATGGAGGGCGTGTAATTGCTGTAACCTCTTATGGAGATAATTTCCAGGAGGCCATAAAAAAATCTTACCAAAACATAGATAAACTAAGCTTTGATAAGATGTATTTTAGAAAAGATATCGGCTTCGATCTAATTTAA